AGCACCCGCGGAGACAAAGTCCTGCAGGGAAGCAGCGCAGATACCCCGGATGATACTCTGTATTCCACCCGGCTCACCTTGTCCCAACCCCTGTACCGGCCGGCGCTTTGGGCTAACTATCAAAAATCCACTTTAGAGCAAATAGATGCTGGTCTCAGCCTGGCACGCACCCGGGAGCAGCTGCTGTTTGATCTGAAAACCGCCTGGTATCAGCTATTAACCGCCCAGCTGCTGGTAGCTGAATCGCGGGAATCCCTCGACCGCCTCAGGCAGCACCAGAAAAATGCCGAACATATGTACGCCAATGCCCTGATCTGGAGTAACGATGTGCTGCAGGCCAAGGTCAGGGTGTCCAGCGGCAGGCAGGACCTATTGGTGAGTAAAAATAATGTCCTGGATGCCAAACGCCGGCTGAATGTCTTAATGGACCGGGAAATCACCTTTGCCTTTGAAGCCCGGGGGGAGCTGGATTACAGTCCGGTAAAATGGCAATACCGGGATGCCGTGGCCTATACCCTGGACCACAGGGCCGAGCTCAAACAAACCCAGCTCGATATAGCACTTGCCAGGCAAGACAGGAATATCGCCAAAGCCGATATGAAACCCAGCCTGGATCTCAACCTGCAGCGGGGCTCCACGGCCTTTAACTCAAACTTCGACAATTCCGTTACCGAAACCCAGATCAGCCTGTCGCTGCAATGGAATTTCTGGCAATGGGGTAAAACCTCGCAGCAGGTTGCCGCCCTGGACTTTGACCTGCGCCGCCTGTCTTTGGATTTACGGCAGCAGAAAAACCAGTTTCAGGCAGATGTCCACGCCGTCTGGCTGAAACTGCAGGAGGCGGACAATAACCTTAAGGTGCTGCAACAATCCCTGGCTCTCGCCAAAGAAAACTTCCGGGTCAGCCAGATACGCTATAAAGAGCAACTGGGCAGTTCCAATGACGTACTCGATGCCCAGGATCTGCTTACCCAGACCCGCACCAACCATATCCAGGCCCTGGGGCAGTTTTTAACCGCCAAGGCCGAACTGGATTATGTGCTCGGGGTGCCGGTAGACAGCCGGGGCCAATTACGGCCCTGAGCCGGGCAAGATTAGCGCTGCGAATATAGCGCCCCCGGTGCGTTAACGGCTTTAGCAACCCCGGGCAATAACTCCCCGAAAACTCACCTGTTAGCGGCGCAGTTCCCGGCGCAATATCTTGCCTACGGTGGACTTAGGCAGCTCCCCGACAAAATGGTATTCCTTCGGCACTTTATAGGCGCTGAGCTGGCTACGGCAATAGGCGGTGACTTCTTCGGCGATCAGGTATTCGGCATTATCGCTGTCCCCCGGTACGCCTTCTTCCAACACTATATAGGCACAGACTTTTTCCCCCGAACTCTCATCGGCATGCCCCACCACCGCCGACTCCAATACTTTCGGGTGCAACGCCAGTACCCCTTCAACCTCATTGGGATAAACATTAAAGCCGGACACCAGAATCATGTCTTTTTTGCGGTCTATGATCTGTACCCGGCCATCCTGGTGAATCAGGCCGATATCGCCGGTTTTGAAAAAGCCGTTAACCAGCGCCTGTTCACTGGC
This genomic window from Thalassomonas viridans contains:
- a CDS encoding TolC family protein, translated to MKSAGLAPMTFIPLIVLSGFGLSGPALGSAKLSFEQVTELAFRQNPALLGQQENTYAKDAGEKAAFRQLLPNFSASTRGDKVLQGSSADTPDDTLYSTRLTLSQPLYRPALWANYQKSTLEQIDAGLSLARTREQLLFDLKTAWYQLLTAQLLVAESRESLDRLRQHQKNAEHMYANALIWSNDVLQAKVRVSSGRQDLLVSKNNVLDAKRRLNVLMDREITFAFEARGELDYSPVKWQYRDAVAYTLDHRAELKQTQLDIALARQDRNIAKADMKPSLDLNLQRGSTAFNSNFDNSVTETQISLSLQWNFWQWGKTSQQVAALDFDLRRLSLDLRQQKNQFQADVHAVWLKLQEADNNLKVLQQSLALAKENFRVSQIRYKEQLGSSNDVLDAQDLLTQTRTNHIQALGQFLTAKAELDYVLGVPVDSRGQLRP